The genomic region ctTGTTAATTATCAAAGGTGGAAAGTACAAGGCATCGGTAAACTTACCAGTCAGTTCTTAAAGTGATgctgaaagcaggaaaaataggtaAGCATAAGTATCTAAACATCAATGACGAGGGCTAAATTGTAATGGCTAGATGACTGAGTCATTGCATTTCCAAAACAAGGTTTTGTGTGGTGTTCCCAGTCTTTAGTGTTTAAAATTTACCAAAGCTGGTCCAAGTAGGGACAATTGGCATTGCTTTTCTGTGCTGTATCCATGTACATTGCTTACCTAATCAGGAGCTGGCACCAAGGTGCATTATGGAAAGAAACCATGTCAGCAGAAGCAGTGTGAGGCTCCAGGCAATATTCTGGTAGAAAACCTTGGGCATTAGCATTAAGATGTTACTTTGACAGATACCAAATACCATAACACTGGTGCATCTCGAGTAGTAATGGCAGTGGCCTCTTTTAGGAAGGAAAATGCACCCGACACACTTCTAAGTGATCTTAGAAGCTTCCAAGTaatcagacaaaaacaaatgttttaaagcacTTCAAAAATAATGGGAGCATTATGTAATGGAAATATTCATTCATGCTTATTATAGAACCACACAGCAGTCAAACGAGAcaaattatgaattatttaacTCCCAAAACCTCATTCTTGTGTTATCTTGCTGAGTTTGATACAGAAGTGTCAACTCTTTGCTGAAATACAGCCAAACTTTCTGTTTTGCATAATGACAAAAACTCAATCAGGTGACATCAGACTTGATGTTTCCAGTTTTAGCGCCCCCTAGCACtcaaatgacaaaaatatatacatcaaatatttcaaggaattatataaaaatattttagaagaACTGAGGGTGAagtctgtttatttttagactATGTATTCTCTGTTCTGCACTCATCTCACACTGTTGGGTCTCTGCATTGTCTCATGTATTCTTATGTGTTGCACCATACTGTGTCGGAAACAATATTTTACTTCAAATTCTTTCAGTCTGGATTCTACttttctttcccataacttcatagtgtggctgatcaactttattcccctgtagtgaCTGGTGGtgtgcacatctcccttattcttaaagatcggtaccagcaaactccttctccattcctctcaccttccaaaatcttgttaaatagTCTtgataaaaactccactgctatctctcctaaacatctccacgcttctactgctatgtcatctggtccaaccgactttccactcttcatcatcttaattgctgctctcacttcctccttactaatcctatccacttcctgctttaccatcttcACACCAACCAAcctctctcttgtttttttctatttatcagctgctcagaaTATTCCCTCCATCTACCCAACACAccctcctcactagtcaacacattacgttattgctctaacttgcagcacatccttctcagctcggtccctctgcctggccaatcggtacaaattcttttctcctttcttagtgtccagCATCTTAttcagctcctcatatgccttttgttttgcttttgtcacatctctcttcacctgctgccacttctcaattctgtttcaccaacctctttctctgtgtgccttcctgcacttccttatttcACCaacacatctctttgtcttcccttctatttccagatgtacCTTTTCATCAGTCtcctttatcacttctgcagtagttgcccaatcatccagcacctcttcaccaccaccgaacctctgtctgacctcttccctgaaactcacactacagtcttcctccttcagtttccaccatctattttttttttaagtcctcactctcctaatcttcttcttcaccaccaaaactatcctacagaccaccatccgatgctgtcaagctacactgtcccccgccaacaccttacagtctccaatctccttcaggttgcatcttctgCATAAAATGTAGTCCACCTGtttgcaccttcctccactcttatacgtcaccctatgctcctattccttcttaaaataagtgttcaccactgccatttccatccttttagcaacaTCTACCAACATCTGCCcatccacattcctcttcttaaagccataccttcccatcacctcctcatcaactCTTCACCTTCATGAtaattaaaatctgccccaatcatcaatctttcattccttATCAGTTAcattctccaccacttcatctaactcaatctagaatttttccttctccgggatttcacaacccacttgtggagcataggcacagatgatatttatcatcacccctttaactctcagcttcatgttcatcaccccatcagaaactctcttcacctccactacactcttactgtactcttctttTAGGATTatccctacaccatttctctttccatccacaccatgatagaacagtttaaacgcacctccaatgttcctggtcttactccctttccacttggtctcctgaacacacagcatatctaccttcatatcctcctctccatcatatcagctccctctctccctttaccagtcataaaCCCCCCTTGTGAAGTGCCCACCCTCACCTCcagtctcctacacttctcctttccctgcggTCTCTACAGACGTCTTCcccctttccttctcctcctttggacAAAAGTAGCTATGTTGGCTACAATACTTGTggtggtcattggtaacccgggtTACGATGCACAGGCAGCAGTGTACGTTGGACacgcagctgggatgagcgtatctctcgccctgtgagatgccccactctcaCTAGCATTCAACGGAGTAAAGTTTGCTCAGAgtgtattttttctctttcaaatggtttcaaacagcaattttagtgataaaagcatttCTTCCAAGTGCAAGTATGTCCCCTGCTActagtgaaaaaaagaagaggaaagccattagtttagagcagaaaataaaaattatatatcagcatgaagcaggaaagactgtcacagtcatagtaccatcttcgacttatgatatttttcacttaCGATGGGGTCGTCGTAACGTATCTCTCAACTTTAGTATAGGACTACCTGTATTTAGGAAAATGTTCCttaaaaaatctaatgtaataaaatatcacTTTCAGATTCATTTCCATTTTGACTAACAGCAGCACTGGAAATGCATTCCAGTTTTATAATACATTCTGAGAATGTGCCCAGCAAATGTTTTTGAGCTTTCAGTGATATAACAACCAAATCTGAAACAATATTTATAGATCATTATTGTCATCAAATGATgccaaatatgtttttttttctttctttaattcttaaaaATTCACAGTCtgaaaatactttttacaaATACATGTTATTTGTGTGAATCCTCTTTTGGCAATTTACCAGTGGTCAGTTTCTGGCCATAGGACTGCTGTCGGCATTTTGGGTGGCAGACAAATCTCAGCCTATCAGTGAAAATCAAATGCTTAAAATCCCCAGTATACTGCTGTGCCTAATGAGTGTGCGTACAAGGTAAGTGTTCCTAATAAGCTGTCAAATGAGTTTCAAGTGCAAACTACAAAGTTTGTTGACGGTCTGGGATAATAATGGAAAGCACTGACCTACTTTGAATACATAATTCAATTTAATAGGTTTtacaatgtaaatatatgttaatTCATGCCAGAGTGATATGCAGATGTCTGGCACCTCACTGGCTAAAAGGACAGATAAAGGTGATTCTTTTTCTCTGTTCATTTGTCATCATCAATGTATTAGAATTTGGGCATGggtaattaatttttattctaaACGTTCAGCGgcatagaaatatatatttttaaatacgaCAAACTATCATTtgagcaaaaatgtttttaaattataataatattttatatattgtttttgttagtAATTATTATGCTATACCAAGCGgccttgtgtgaaaaagtgattgCCCTCTTAATTAATCAAACAACTAACTGATAaaatttctttcggcttctcccattaggggtcgccacagcggatcatttgtattcatgatccgcatgttcgatttggcacatgttttacgctggatgcccttcctaacacaaccctccccatttatccgcgcttgggaccggcaccaagagtgcactggcttgtgcaaccctgatAATTGGGTTAAATTACTACACATCCAGATTTGCCTGGGGCCTCTTTCATCAAAATAATGCTAACAgccacaatgcaaaaaaaaaaaaaaaaaaattaaggaatTTTTTTGAGAAATATGATAAAGCATCTCAAGTCCAAAGATTTCAGTCCAATCAAGCATTCGTGGGatgttttcaaaaagaaataatgtcCATGAAGTCCCCACCTCGTAAATATACAGGACTGCTATGCtgtatgtgttgtttttttgtgtatttattaaatgtattaaagtatatcattgtaaaatgttaataatgctTAAATTCAACATGATTTCTATTCTACCAGATAGACTTGTTAAAATTGTTTCAAGAggtgtattttgtttttgcacccTGCAGCTTAGCAGAGTTAATTAAATACAGATGTGCATGATTTCAAAGTCCTGCCTCCACCCCCTACTCTGATTGGCCACAGTAAAGTCTGGAGAACATTAGGAAAAGAACGCCTCACATAAAATGACAtagtattttaaatacatttgttggAATTGTGAATCGCTTTCAGTCTAGCTACCAATACAATGGCATCAGAACATGATACAGCAGTTCTTTGGACAATCTTTAATCCTACAAGCCCTTTTGGAGATATTGCTGGTTTAAATCAAGAGGAAGAACTTGCAGACGATGGTATGTACAGGGTTTGTTGTACAATGTCAACATTTTAcaagtatgtaaacatatgcATGCCATTTACAAaccaatattttgtattttaattaaaagcatTATTTGGAAGCATTATGTCAATATTTAATTATGAGTAGTAATTGAATTTCTTCAGCAATTTCTTTGTATTCAACACTGATTTTCTCTCTCCAGACTCTGCCTTTGACCCTAATCTGCTAAAGCAGGTGAAGAATTTGGAGCTGCAGGGAGTTTCTGCTGCTGAATCTGGGGATTTAAAGACAGCCTTGAGTCATTTTAACCAAGCCATCCAAATACTTCCCATGAGAGCTTCAGCCTACAATAATCGTGCTCAGGCCAAGCGTCTACAGGGAGATACTGACAGTAAGTTTATTCTTTTTAGCTGAATAGTGTTTTGACCCTTATATTTTATTGACTGACATATTTAACAGATTTTGTAAACATTATAAACTATTATACTACTATTAGCACTTACCGGTAGTCCTTTATGAAACccaaataatgaaacaaaaaataataaaaatacattaaaattaaaaccttctccaaaaaaaaaaaaatcaaattttaattgtaatttttagAAATAGTCTAGGCACTTTTATTTTAGaacatatcaaataaataaaactaataaataattcaCAACAGCTAAAAATATGATCACCTCCATGAtgagtaaattttttttgtatatatatatatatatattttttttttttatttataattctgtCTTGACCTGTATTCATCCCAGTCTAAGTAatctgtatgtatttgtataacCTTTTTTAAAGGTGCAATCGCAGACTTGGAAAAGGCCATTTCACTGAGCAGGGGCACAGGCCGCACAGCCTGCCAGGCTCTTGTTCAGCGTGGCCTATTGCTCAGACTGACACAAAGGGATGATGAGGCAAGGGCTGACTTTGAGCGGGCAGCAGCCTTGGGAAGCACGTTTGCTAGACAACAAGCTGTAAGTCTAAATCCTTATGCAGCTCTGTGCAACCGTATGCTTTCAGAGGTCATCAGCAAC from Silurus meridionalis isolate SWU-2019-XX chromosome 13, ASM1480568v1, whole genome shotgun sequence harbors:
- the ttc36 gene encoding tetratricopeptide repeat protein 36 — its product is MASEHDTAVLWTIFNPTSPFGDIAGLNQEEELADDDSAFDPNLLKQVKNLELQGVSAAESGDLKTALSHFNQAIQILPMRASAYNNRAQAKRLQGDTDSAIADLEKAISLSRGTGRTACQALVQRGLLLRLTQRDDEARADFERAAALGSTFARQQAVSLNPYAALCNRMLSEVISNLRNPRVPEPQ